In a single window of the Subtercola sp. PAMC28395 genome:
- a CDS encoding PLP-dependent cysteine synthase family protein, which yields MTGDRQWITRAVKELAADSTRSADTHLLRFPLPRDWGVDLYFKDESTHPTGSLKHRLAKSLFIYGLVGGRIHEGTTVVEASSGSTAVSEAYFARLLGLPFVAVMAASTSRRKVELIEGYGGTCVMVATAGEVYATAERIATEAGGYYLDQFANAAVATDWRGNNNIARSIFEQMEGERYLEPAWIVAGAGTGGTSATIARYARYAGTATRVAVGDPEGSAFESLWRTGRRDIVAAGSRIEGIGRPRVELSFLPHVIDLVKTIPDAASIAGMHVVTENLGRAPGPSTGTNLVLALELARGMVAAGERGSIVTLLCDGADRYSDTYYDAAWVARQGFNVEPHLSSLRQRLASRPLTRPPTAL from the coding sequence ATGACAGGAGATCGCCAATGGATCACCCGTGCTGTGAAAGAGCTCGCCGCAGACAGTACCCGCAGCGCCGACACGCACTTGCTGCGCTTCCCCCTGCCGCGTGACTGGGGTGTTGACCTGTACTTCAAAGACGAGTCGACGCATCCGACCGGGTCGCTGAAGCACCGCTTGGCCAAGTCGCTGTTCATTTATGGGCTCGTCGGCGGCCGCATTCACGAAGGTACAACCGTTGTCGAGGCGTCGAGCGGCTCGACCGCAGTGTCGGAGGCCTATTTCGCTCGCCTGCTCGGGCTGCCATTTGTTGCCGTCATGGCCGCCTCAACGAGCCGGCGCAAGGTCGAACTCATCGAGGGGTACGGAGGAACGTGCGTCATGGTGGCCACGGCGGGAGAGGTTTACGCCACGGCCGAGCGCATCGCAACCGAGGCCGGCGGGTACTATCTCGACCAGTTCGCGAATGCCGCGGTGGCGACCGACTGGCGCGGAAACAACAACATCGCGCGCTCGATCTTCGAACAGATGGAGGGTGAGCGCTACCTCGAACCGGCCTGGATTGTCGCTGGCGCAGGCACCGGGGGAACTTCGGCCACCATCGCCCGCTACGCCCGATATGCGGGCACCGCGACGCGAGTCGCCGTGGGGGACCCCGAGGGTTCGGCCTTCGAATCCTTGTGGCGTACGGGTCGCCGGGATATCGTGGCCGCCGGTTCGCGCATCGAGGGTATCGGGCGCCCGCGGGTCGAGTTGTCGTTCCTGCCCCACGTGATCGACCTGGTGAAAACCATCCCCGACGCCGCGTCGATCGCCGGTATGCACGTGGTTACAGAGAATCTCGGCAGGGCACCGGGGCCGTCGACGGGTACCAATCTGGTGCTTGCTCTCGAGCTCGCCCGCGGAATGGTCGCCGCTGGCGAGCGGGGCAGCATTGTCACACTGCTCTGCGACGGGGCCGACCGCTACTCCGACACGTACTACGACGCCGCTTGGGTGGCGCGGCAGGGTTTCAATGTTGAACCCCACCTCAGCTCGCTGCGCCAGCGCCTCGCTTCGCGGCCCCTGACGCGGCCTCCGACGGCCTTGTAG
- a CDS encoding carboxylesterase/lipase family protein, with protein sequence MTTDALVIHTTHGPVRGVAEGSVHVWKGIPFAAAPIGELRWRAPVAPDTWRDVRDATVFGNVCPQATNAVISLDPTAQHDEDCLNLNVWRSSGSTTGTDAAEPATGERPVPVMVWVHGGAYVFGASSQKLFDGASLVAGGEVILVTINYRLGGFGFLELTSLNSETEHFDTNLALRDVVLALEWVRDNIAAFGGDPEAVTLFGESAGGGIVTTLMTVPAAKGLFARAVAQSSPATSVYDEHRASTVASAFLEQLGVAPAQAATLRGISADRIVEASMAVFQNVPTTAPGTLAFAPVVDGDLVPEQPLTVFREGRAHAVPLIIGTNKDEAAMFKMMKSPLMPIQPDTIREMFNGIAAEHPEITLPSEAQIGSAYSGLSVKAEGMGVARDVGFRMPAVWIAEGQSAVAPVYLYRFDWATPMLRMLGIGATHATELPYLWGNLVSGPKDITFKLGGLRVGKTVSARMQERWLAFAVTGTPIGLDGEPEWKGYSSEERSTLVIDRHDRVVDDLDGALRKAWGDEVLSFV encoded by the coding sequence ATGACGACCGACGCTCTGGTCATCCACACAACCCACGGCCCCGTGCGCGGAGTCGCCGAGGGCTCGGTGCACGTGTGGAAGGGAATTCCGTTCGCCGCAGCGCCCATCGGTGAGCTCCGCTGGCGGGCACCCGTTGCGCCTGACACATGGAGAGATGTGCGCGATGCCACCGTCTTCGGCAACGTCTGCCCTCAGGCCACCAACGCGGTCATTTCACTCGACCCGACAGCCCAGCACGATGAGGATTGCCTGAACCTCAACGTCTGGCGATCGTCAGGGTCGACGACCGGTACAGACGCTGCGGAACCGGCCACAGGTGAACGGCCGGTTCCCGTCATGGTCTGGGTTCACGGCGGCGCCTATGTATTCGGGGCGTCGAGCCAGAAACTGTTCGATGGCGCGTCGCTGGTGGCCGGCGGCGAGGTGATCCTCGTGACGATCAACTATCGACTCGGCGGCTTCGGGTTTCTCGAACTCACGTCGCTGAATTCAGAGACCGAGCACTTCGACACCAACCTGGCCCTTCGTGACGTGGTTCTGGCACTCGAGTGGGTGCGCGACAACATTGCTGCCTTCGGCGGCGATCCCGAAGCTGTGACCCTCTTCGGAGAGTCGGCTGGGGGTGGCATCGTCACCACACTGATGACAGTGCCGGCCGCGAAGGGGCTCTTCGCCCGGGCCGTGGCGCAGAGCTCACCGGCGACCTCCGTGTACGACGAGCACCGGGCATCCACTGTTGCCAGCGCGTTTCTCGAGCAGCTCGGAGTTGCGCCGGCGCAGGCTGCGACGCTGCGGGGCATCAGCGCAGACCGCATTGTCGAGGCGAGCATGGCCGTCTTTCAGAACGTGCCGACCACCGCGCCCGGCACCCTCGCCTTTGCCCCCGTTGTAGACGGCGATCTTGTGCCAGAGCAACCGCTGACGGTCTTCCGCGAGGGCAGGGCACACGCCGTGCCTCTGATCATCGGTACGAACAAAGACGAAGCAGCCATGTTCAAGATGATGAAGTCGCCGCTGATGCCCATCCAGCCCGACACCATCAGGGAGATGTTCAACGGCATCGCGGCAGAGCACCCCGAGATCACGCTGCCGAGCGAGGCCCAGATCGGCTCAGCGTACTCCGGGCTGTCGGTGAAGGCCGAGGGTATGGGTGTCGCGCGCGATGTGGGCTTCCGTATGCCAGCGGTCTGGATCGCCGAAGGGCAGAGCGCCGTCGCCCCGGTCTACCTCTACCGCTTCGACTGGGCGACGCCCATGCTCCGGATGCTCGGAATCGGTGCCACGCACGCCACCGAGTTGCCCTACCTCTGGGGCAATCTCGTCTCGGGGCCGAAGGACATCACGTTCAAACTCGGCGGACTGCGGGTCGGAAAGACGGTCTCGGCCCGCATGCAGGAGCGCTGGCTGGCGTTCGCCGTCACCGGCACGCCAATCGGCCTCGACGGGGAGCCGGAGTGGAAGGGATATTCGAGCGAAGAACGCTCGACGCTGGTCATCGACAGGCACGATCGCGTGGTCGACGACCTCGATGGTGCCCTTCGAAAGGCGTGGGGTGACGAGGTTCTGAGCTTCGTCTAG
- a CDS encoding TIGR03767 family metallophosphoesterase: MSGLSRRQFVAQVVALSAAWGLSAELLGQTLSAQGASAGVGPRTGAAIADAAAAAASGSTGSTLVQTVLQGSAGATKYRTLVAGPGEPYVPRLDVLGRAPNAARVAARRSLLYLGHLSDLHVIDAQSPGRIEPMIEQNHSAWGSAFHPQDPLTVHVTAAMVKGFSDLRVSAVTGAPMGAAIVTGDSADMHSHHELRWYIDILDGKSVLPSSGSSGTFEGVQAWPEATWAYRPNDPAGGDFGDYGFPRLPELLLQAIARPVESVGLPVPWYAVYGNHDTLLLGTFGLSSQLRALALGGQKAYSVDATASSILEGYAATASPLQRMIDAIGLQLSLRPGFRSVSPDDSRYLFEQRDFMAEHFVTEATPGPVGHGFTQHNLDSGQTWWKTELTPGIRAFGLDTCNQVAGPDGAVSDTQFQWLKGELQAAQAEKKLVLIFSHHNSLTLENRAQRPGDTEVLHGAEEFVDLMLQYPVVIGWLNGHTHLNQILAHTGAAGRGFWEITTASCIDFPQQQQTVEVVDNRDGTLSLFTTVVDHASPVTPGGSGSYLDLASQSRELAANDWAETPLMRRGSRLDRNTELLLTAPFDLTSVSDAALELQHTAERARLLAYEQKALS, from the coding sequence ATGTCAGGATTGTCTCGCCGCCAGTTCGTGGCGCAGGTCGTTGCCCTCTCTGCGGCCTGGGGGCTCAGCGCCGAACTCCTGGGCCAGACCCTCTCTGCGCAGGGTGCCAGCGCAGGTGTGGGTCCGAGAACCGGGGCCGCGATCGCCGATGCGGCAGCAGCGGCGGCATCCGGGTCAACAGGGTCGACACTGGTTCAGACCGTTCTACAGGGCTCCGCCGGAGCGACGAAGTATCGCACGCTGGTTGCCGGCCCGGGAGAACCGTACGTGCCCCGGCTCGATGTGCTCGGGCGTGCGCCGAATGCCGCCCGCGTCGCCGCCCGTCGTTCCCTGCTCTACCTCGGCCATCTGTCTGACCTGCACGTGATCGATGCGCAGTCGCCGGGCCGCATCGAGCCGATGATCGAGCAGAACCACTCGGCCTGGGGTTCGGCCTTCCACCCGCAGGACCCGCTCACGGTGCACGTCACCGCTGCCATGGTGAAGGGCTTCTCCGATCTGAGGGTGAGCGCCGTGACCGGGGCGCCGATGGGCGCCGCCATCGTCACCGGCGACAGCGCTGACATGCACTCGCACCACGAGCTCCGCTGGTACATCGACATTCTCGATGGCAAATCCGTACTGCCCTCGAGCGGGTCGTCCGGCACTTTCGAGGGTGTGCAGGCGTGGCCGGAGGCGACCTGGGCGTACCGGCCGAACGATCCGGCCGGCGGCGACTTCGGCGACTATGGGTTCCCTCGCCTGCCCGAGCTGCTGTTGCAGGCCATCGCCAGACCCGTCGAGTCCGTCGGGCTGCCTGTGCCGTGGTACGCCGTCTACGGCAACCACGACACTCTGCTTCTCGGTACCTTCGGCCTCAGTTCGCAGTTGCGTGCCCTCGCCCTCGGCGGCCAGAAGGCCTACTCGGTCGACGCGACGGCGAGTTCGATTCTCGAAGGCTACGCCGCAACGGCAAGTCCCCTGCAACGGATGATCGACGCCATCGGCCTGCAACTCAGCCTTCGCCCGGGGTTCCGGTCGGTATCGCCCGACGATTCGCGGTACCTGTTCGAACAGCGCGACTTCATGGCAGAGCATTTCGTGACCGAGGCGACCCCCGGGCCTGTCGGGCACGGGTTCACGCAGCACAACCTCGACTCCGGGCAGACGTGGTGGAAGACCGAGCTGACCCCGGGCATCCGTGCCTTCGGCCTCGACACCTGCAATCAGGTCGCTGGCCCCGACGGCGCTGTCTCCGACACCCAGTTCCAGTGGTTGAAGGGCGAGCTGCAGGCGGCACAGGCCGAGAAGAAGCTCGTGTTGATCTTCAGCCACCACAACAGCCTCACTCTCGAGAACCGGGCCCAGCGGCCGGGCGACACCGAGGTCCTGCATGGGGCAGAGGAGTTCGTCGACCTGATGCTGCAGTACCCCGTGGTCATCGGGTGGCTCAACGGCCACACCCATCTGAACCAGATCCTGGCGCACACGGGCGCAGCGGGCCGCGGGTTCTGGGAGATCACGACCGCGTCGTGCATCGATTTTCCGCAGCAACAGCAGACTGTCGAGGTGGTCGACAACCGTGACGGCACTCTCTCGCTCTTCACCACGGTCGTCGACCATGCCTCTCCGGTCACACCGGGCGGGTCGGGAAGCTACCTCGACCTCGCGTCGCAGAGCCGTGAACTCGCCGCGAACGACTGGGCAGAGACACCGCTCATGCGACGGGGCTCGCGGCTCGACCGCAACACCGAACTGCTGCTGACGGCTCCATTCGACCTCACAAGTGTCAGCGATGCGGCCCTCGAGCTGCAGCACACGGCCGAGAGGGCCCGCCTGCTTGCCTACGAACAGAAGGCGTTGTCGTGA
- a CDS encoding AAA family ATPase, producing the protein MRLISAHIRGYGRIVDSKINLDAKVIAIVGPNEAGKTTLLRALGHVDSNEAVPVPQRSRAAEVSDQTRVTTFDYVIEDADKDALADLDLLRPPTRASIARSAAGGNLIVDLSPRPVKSVRPLQEAAERLKASLIDKSLDEWIDLNTTYADPESDAPRDYRKELQALLEAIDAAIAEPGSALTEEMIETTRSLQTATVNDEADSERLRAAYGSIIVWAEREDPAAEARDRLWQRTPDFIMFDEADRSIQSAYTFDDALVNDPPDALENLAGTASLDLTQLLHFVRTGDIARRRSAIVQANSRMDTIFDGAWKQSNLSVHFELDGDQLRIELMEDGDNVTVFDERSAGLRMFVALIAFLKVHGSDRLPILLIDEAENHLHIDAQADLVNMFVTQEHAVKVIYTTHSPACLPPDLGTGIRVVVPREDNFQVSDVRNSFWQSGAGFSPLMLAMGAAAAAFTPARFVVLAEGATEMILLPTLIRAATGENDLPYQVAPGLSEVPNDFLPKLDLEAAHVAYMVDGDDGGAKLKAALTDAGVPESLIADLGVPEIENLLAPEDYRAAISALLPECNPGIAVSDLPEVPPIPVVDGGSVAKWMYGWINDEGLKAPSKVAVANWLVENQRSTPSAAGVAVLTSLHAKLLGALRISKIQETVDKK; encoded by the coding sequence ATGAGACTCATCTCCGCCCACATCCGTGGTTATGGCCGCATCGTCGATTCCAAAATCAACCTCGATGCCAAGGTCATCGCGATCGTTGGTCCGAACGAAGCCGGGAAGACGACGCTCCTGAGGGCGCTCGGACATGTCGATAGTAACGAGGCCGTGCCGGTGCCTCAGCGCTCACGCGCTGCGGAGGTGTCTGATCAGACCCGTGTCACCACTTTCGACTACGTCATCGAGGACGCCGACAAGGACGCACTCGCCGATCTTGACCTACTCAGGCCGCCTACTCGTGCCTCAATCGCACGATCGGCTGCCGGGGGCAATCTCATCGTCGACCTATCCCCTCGGCCGGTGAAGTCAGTTCGGCCGCTCCAGGAAGCGGCCGAACGATTGAAGGCGTCACTCATAGACAAGTCTCTCGACGAGTGGATCGATCTCAACACGACATACGCCGACCCGGAGTCGGACGCACCGCGCGACTATCGGAAAGAACTTCAGGCGCTTCTCGAAGCGATCGATGCCGCCATCGCTGAACCAGGGAGCGCTCTCACTGAGGAGATGATCGAGACTACGCGGTCGCTACAAACGGCAACGGTCAACGACGAAGCGGACTCGGAACGGCTCCGCGCTGCATACGGCTCGATCATCGTCTGGGCGGAGCGAGAAGATCCCGCTGCGGAAGCACGCGATCGGCTCTGGCAGCGCACGCCTGACTTCATTATGTTCGATGAGGCGGACCGCTCGATTCAGTCTGCTTATACGTTCGACGATGCACTCGTTAACGATCCGCCAGATGCGCTCGAGAATCTGGCCGGTACTGCATCGCTCGATCTCACCCAGCTTCTTCATTTTGTGCGGACGGGAGACATTGCCCGTCGACGATCGGCAATCGTGCAGGCCAACAGTCGCATGGACACAATTTTTGACGGGGCATGGAAGCAATCGAATCTGTCTGTTCACTTCGAACTCGACGGTGACCAACTGCGTATCGAGTTGATGGAGGATGGTGACAACGTCACGGTCTTCGATGAGCGAAGCGCGGGCCTACGCATGTTCGTCGCATTGATTGCATTTCTGAAGGTGCATGGTTCTGATCGCTTGCCCATCCTGCTCATCGACGAGGCGGAGAATCACCTTCATATCGACGCGCAGGCCGACTTGGTGAATATGTTCGTCACGCAGGAGCATGCGGTCAAAGTGATCTACACGACACACAGTCCGGCCTGTCTGCCACCTGACCTTGGTACTGGAATTCGCGTGGTCGTACCGCGTGAGGATAATTTTCAAGTCAGCGACGTCAGGAACAGTTTTTGGCAGAGCGGGGCGGGTTTCTCGCCGCTCATGCTTGCGATGGGAGCGGCGGCAGCAGCCTTCACCCCAGCACGTTTCGTCGTGTTGGCTGAGGGCGCGACCGAAATGATCCTTCTGCCGACATTGATACGAGCTGCGACCGGCGAGAATGATTTGCCTTACCAAGTGGCACCAGGGCTGTCGGAAGTGCCGAATGACTTCCTGCCGAAGCTTGATCTCGAAGCTGCTCATGTTGCATACATGGTCGACGGCGACGATGGTGGAGCGAAGTTGAAGGCGGCGCTCACGGACGCTGGTGTTCCAGAGAGTCTTATCGCGGATCTCGGTGTGCCGGAGATCGAGAACCTCCTTGCCCCGGAAGACTATCGCGCAGCTATCTCCGCACTGCTGCCGGAATGCAATCCGGGCATCGCCGTGAGCGACCTGCCCGAGGTGCCGCCTATTCCCGTCGTAGATGGCGGCTCAGTTGCGAAGTGGATGTATGGCTGGATTAACGACGAGGGCTTGAAGGCTCCGTCCAAGGTTGCGGTTGCCAACTGGCTGGTCGAGAACCAGCGCTCTACGCCCAGTGCTGCAGGTGTCGCGGTGCTCACCTCTCTACACGCGAAGTTGCTTGGTGCCCTCCGGATATCCAAAATTCAAGAGACAGTCGACAAAAAGTGA
- a CDS encoding AAA family ATPase: MTKHDMSDEVTMTTVDPDGESEFAEPEVAELLDPRALLADWANAKDEWVRLLVAEVIATARPVGESTIEKAYQLFRQEKALDKRELPVVPQLNVEARQDESAPPLTLTRLSEVHGINALVSGSVIEPHEGLTILYGENGTGKTGYSRVFKALANSRTADTILGDIEADAVEVQSAKLEFTLGDQAQTLAWAGDRGVSPFTRMSIFDSPAVTTHVDEDLDYVYVPAALALFKHVTAAIQAVTGQVDSAITNIGSGSPSLLSRFQRGSTVYPLIETLGASSALVDLKSKVKAGETVNTELDSLTQAVAALRANTMGTQITALKSQQRVLTQAVAAADALSAFDQTAYNAALAKRTQLATDYETFRSELFAVADLPADPDDTWNDFIEGGEAYRQHLVDLGVHDADRCLYCRQPLLDPARDLLTRYSTYLEDKISEDIRTTDGALTAFRHQIASIQSNEMAAFIEEYKDSDEANRPTYFAQVETIEATRSAVAAALTDSESADIKIVDLVNSAKGAVASALNAAGASITDLENQQQNRVKVLDEKQTELLEFKDAVELGKSWPLIETQVKSAKEADRLRTLKKPMPQMARAVTELSKTASNQLINLSFDALFIEECEALRAPPMKLQFVGRDGKAQRRKVMTGKHKPSKVLSEGEQKVLALADFLAEARLAGITAPVIFDDPVSSLDHRRVNEVAQRIARLADDIQVIVFTHDILFATTLLNLSEKSKRCSLFQITDESGKGQVTRATGLRTDSLSAIRGRINAAIQNAKAQEGEVRDALVRMAYSHIRAWCEVFTEEELLKGVTKRYRANVQMTTLPSIDGSKLDEIGPKVTEIFEVACRYIDGHSQPLVTLGVSPTLTGLEQHWTELQNLKMVNDGKS; this comes from the coding sequence GTGACGAAACACGACATGAGCGATGAAGTGACTATGACCACCGTCGACCCCGACGGCGAATCCGAATTCGCGGAGCCAGAGGTTGCTGAGCTTCTCGACCCGAGGGCACTGCTCGCTGACTGGGCGAATGCCAAGGATGAGTGGGTGCGCCTACTCGTAGCTGAGGTTATTGCGACCGCGCGTCCTGTTGGCGAGTCAACGATCGAGAAGGCGTATCAGCTATTTCGCCAGGAAAAGGCCCTCGACAAGCGAGAACTGCCAGTCGTCCCTCAGCTCAACGTCGAAGCCCGTCAGGACGAGTCAGCGCCGCCGCTGACCCTGACTCGGCTCTCCGAGGTTCACGGCATCAATGCGCTGGTGTCTGGGTCGGTGATCGAGCCTCACGAGGGCTTGACGATTTTGTACGGCGAGAACGGCACCGGCAAGACCGGTTACTCTCGCGTCTTCAAGGCGCTCGCGAACAGCCGCACTGCCGACACGATCCTCGGAGATATCGAAGCGGACGCCGTCGAGGTGCAGAGCGCAAAGCTCGAGTTCACACTTGGCGACCAAGCGCAGACCCTTGCCTGGGCCGGTGACCGAGGTGTTTCACCATTCACGAGAATGTCGATCTTCGATAGCCCCGCTGTCACGACGCACGTCGATGAAGACCTTGACTACGTTTACGTTCCGGCCGCGTTGGCGTTGTTCAAACACGTCACCGCAGCGATCCAGGCGGTCACAGGTCAGGTTGACTCAGCTATTACCAATATCGGCTCCGGGAGCCCAAGTCTGCTCTCACGGTTCCAACGCGGATCCACCGTCTATCCGCTCATCGAGACGCTCGGCGCGTCCTCCGCTCTTGTTGATCTCAAATCGAAGGTCAAGGCGGGTGAAACTGTCAACACGGAACTCGACTCGCTGACCCAAGCGGTAGCGGCTTTACGCGCCAATACGATGGGCACACAGATTACGGCGCTCAAGAGCCAGCAGCGTGTCTTGACCCAGGCCGTGGCTGCAGCAGACGCCCTGTCCGCCTTCGACCAGACGGCCTACAACGCAGCTCTTGCCAAGCGGACACAACTCGCAACTGATTACGAGACCTTTCGAAGCGAACTCTTCGCCGTTGCTGATCTGCCCGCTGACCCCGACGACACATGGAACGACTTCATTGAGGGAGGCGAAGCCTATCGTCAGCACCTTGTCGATCTTGGAGTACACGATGCGGATCGGTGCCTTTACTGTCGCCAGCCCTTGCTCGACCCCGCGCGAGATCTTCTCACGCGCTACTCGACCTACCTAGAAGACAAGATTTCGGAGGACATCCGCACAACCGACGGTGCGCTGACCGCTTTCAGGCATCAGATTGCCAGTATCCAAAGCAATGAGATGGCCGCGTTCATCGAGGAGTACAAAGACTCCGACGAAGCCAACCGGCCAACGTACTTCGCACAGGTCGAGACGATTGAAGCCACACGGAGCGCGGTCGCCGCTGCCCTCACCGATAGTGAGTCAGCCGACATCAAGATCGTAGATCTGGTCAACTCGGCGAAGGGCGCGGTCGCCAGCGCCCTGAATGCTGCTGGCGCGAGCATCACCGATCTGGAGAACCAGCAACAGAATCGGGTGAAGGTGCTCGATGAGAAGCAGACAGAGCTGCTGGAGTTCAAGGACGCCGTCGAACTCGGTAAGTCATGGCCGCTGATCGAAACTCAGGTCAAGAGTGCCAAGGAAGCGGACCGTCTGCGAACTCTCAAGAAACCGATGCCGCAAATGGCCAGAGCGGTCACGGAACTCTCCAAGACCGCCAGCAATCAACTGATCAACCTGAGCTTCGACGCACTGTTCATTGAGGAGTGCGAGGCGCTCCGGGCACCACCGATGAAGCTGCAGTTCGTCGGCCGCGACGGCAAGGCCCAGCGTCGGAAAGTTATGACTGGTAAGCACAAACCGTCGAAGGTGCTATCTGAAGGTGAACAGAAAGTACTGGCCCTTGCTGACTTCTTGGCTGAGGCGCGGCTTGCGGGCATTACTGCGCCGGTGATCTTCGATGATCCGGTATCCAGCCTCGACCACCGTCGCGTCAACGAGGTGGCTCAGCGGATTGCTCGATTGGCCGACGATATCCAGGTCATCGTTTTCACCCACGACATCCTTTTCGCCACGACGCTCCTCAATCTTTCGGAGAAGTCGAAGCGCTGCTCCCTGTTCCAAATCACGGACGAAAGTGGCAAAGGACAGGTCACCCGAGCAACTGGTTTGCGCACGGACTCGCTAAGCGCAATCCGAGGGCGAATTAATGCTGCGATTCAAAATGCGAAAGCCCAGGAGGGTGAAGTACGAGATGCGCTTGTGCGGATGGCATACAGCCATATTCGGGCGTGGTGCGAAGTTTTCACCGAAGAAGAGCTGCTGAAGGGTGTCACCAAGCGCTACCGCGCGAACGTTCAGATGACCACCCTCCCGAGCATCGACGGCAGCAAACTCGACGAGATTGGTCCTAAGGTAACCGAGATATTCGAGGTTGCCTGTCGGTACATTGATGGCCATTCCCAACCGCTTGTGACGCTGGGCGTCAGCCCTACCCTCACCGGCCTGGAGCAGCACTGGACCGAGCTTCAAAACCTCAAGATGGTCAACGACGGCAAGTCATGA